GCTTGCGGCATGCAAAACGCAGCATTCTAGCGTGAGGGCGGTATCGCGTAGGCCATGCGGCGCGGAGCGCAATTGAGTCCACAGTAACTTCGCGCTAGTGTAGTGAGAATCATTCTCATAAATTAATCCTATGCGTGCTTTTGCAGTGTTGTGTTTTTCTCTTCCCGTGCTGGCCGCTTGTGCCGCGCCTGCACGCAGCCTCAAGGACACCGCGCCATTATTCGCTTATGTGGATCAGCCAGGCCTGCTGGCGCGCACCGCTGTTCGGCGTGAGCTGGAGCGCGACCGGCAGGCCATCCTGTCGATGGCAGGTGAGTACGAGGTCGATTTCAGGTTTGAAGAAACGGTGGTGCTGCAAAGCGCGTATCAACGTCAGGATGCATATCGCTCGGCGGGCTACGAAACGGTTGTTGTCGTGGCCGACGACGGGCACTTTCTATCCTTGCAGCACCTGCTGGTTTCGAAGGACGGCGCTCACGTCACCAAGCATTGGCGGCAAGACTGGCACTACATGGCCGACGAGCGGTTGGAGTTCAGTGAGGTGAAGACCTGGCGAATGCGCCCGTTGGCACAACGCCAGGGTGTGTGGACGCAGTGTGTGTATGAAGTCAATGACGCCCCACGCTACTGTGGCAGCGGCGCCTGGCAACACGGCGCTCAGGCTTCAACCTGGACCTCCGACCACAGCTGGCGTCCATTGCCACGTCGTGAGTACACCCGGCGTGATGATTACAACGCATTGCGTGTGATCAATCGGCACACCATTACTGCCAGCGGCTGGACCCACGAGCAAGACAACACCAAGCTGAAGCGCGAGGGTGAGGCCATTGATCACGCGATTGCGCGTGAGGTTGGCTTCAATGACTACCGGCGGATTGATGGATTCGATTTTCGCCCGGCCTACGACTACTGGGCACGGACGCAAGACTATTGGCGGCGTGTACGCGAGCAATGGCAAAACCGTATCGCAATGGGGCAGGGTATTGCCTTGAATACCGCGATCAGTGGAATGGAACTGATCGTGCCGCTGTTCCAGCAGGCCGAGCAAGTGCGCCGAGGTGAAGAGATTAGTGACGCGACGCTGGATGCGACATTCTCGCGCTGGACCCGACAACCGCGGCAGACGCTTGCGCACACTGGGAACGCACAGCTGGACTGACTACATCACATATCCAGCATAATAAATACGAATCATTATCATTGCGATAAGCGTTTGTATTGGATAGAGTGCGGGTATGTATCGTGGTCTGCCGGCGCAAACTTGCGCTCTTCTTCCTAATATCCTGCTGTTGGCTGGGCTGTGCACACAGCCGGCTCAGAGCTGGGCATCGCCATCGCGTGAATTTGAGCCGCTTGTGGTGACTGCAACACGCACTTTGCAGGCGCAGAGTCTCGCGCCCGTCCGTGTTGAGTTGGTCGACGCAAGCGAATTGCAGCGCATGCATGCCCAAACGCTGGCTGATGCACTGGAGAACGTGCCTGGTTTGCAGCTGCGCGAAATTCACGGCAAATCCGGCCACGAGTTGTTGCTGCAAGGCTTGTCCGGGGATCAGGTGCTGGTGCTGATCAATGGGCAGCCACTGGCCACCTCAACCGGATCAACCGTTGATCTTGATCAGTACGCATTGGCCGAGGTTGAGCGCATAGAAATCGTTAAGGGCGCCTCGTCGGCCCACTATGGCAGTGCCGCCATGGGCGGGGTGGTCAATGTCATTACACGTGACGTTTCCGATGGCTTGAGTCTGGGCGCGCGGTTCGAGGGCGGTAGTCGACCGGGCCAAAATCCAGGCGGTGAGGATGCCGAGGCCAGTGCACGCAGCTTTCAGGTGCAGGTCGAGGGCGGCACCCCGGCATTGCGCATGCGCCTGGCGGCTGATCAGATCAACGATGATGGGTTCAAGTTGCATCCTCAGGATTGGGCTCAGCCTGGCGATCGATCCCGGCGCCAGCAATATGCAGCTGAGTTGAACTGGCAAGCCGCGCCTGCGCTCTCGGTTCAGCTGAATCACAACCGTTATCAGGAAGACGACGAGAGCCGCTACGAATACTACGCCGCGCCGGCCTACATCGATCAGCGGCGCACCGAGGATATTGAGCGCATCCGCAGCAGTGTGGATGCAGGCTATGTCTGGCAGCACGCAGGCGCGCTCAGTGTAAGCGCGCTGGATGAACGCTACAGCAGCCATTCCGTGTCGCACTCTCAAGCGGCGGTGGTGACCGATCGCCGCGCGCATATCGATCAGCAGCAATGGTCAGTGCAGTGGGATGCGCCGCGCTGGAAAAAGCAGCTTCTCAGCATCGGCATTGAGCAGCGCCACGAATCCTTGCGGCAGCAATCCAATGGCCAGTCTGAATTGCAGGGGGCAGGTGAGGTGCGCAGGCGTGGTGATGATGTGTTTGTGCAAAACCACATCAAGCTCGGCCAGCACAGCATTCTAGCCGGTTTGAGGGCCCAGGACGATTCGGATTTTGGCGGCCACGTCGCGCCGAAGCTGGCCTGGCGATGGGGTCGAGCGTGGCACCAGGATGGGCAAATCCATCTGCGTGCGAGTTTCGGTGGTGGCTACCGCGTGCCCAATTTGAAGGAGCGCCACTATCTGTTCGATCACTCGGCTTTGGGTTATCAGGTGGTGGGTAATCCGGCCTTGCAGCCAGAGTCCTCGAGCAGCTGGCAACTGGGTGTCACCGCGCAGAGGCCGGGCCTGGAGCTCCACGCCAATGTGTTTCGCAACGATGTCGAGGATCTGATTCAGACCGATCTCGACAACGCGCAGGTGCTCAATGGTGTGGCGCTGTACTCCTACGCCAACATCGCCCGGGCGCGAACTCAAGGACTGGAAACCTCAGCACGCTGGCGTTTTACGCCGTTGTGGAGCCTGCAGCTTGCGTACACCTACACCGATGCGCAAGACCTCAACGCCGGGCGCTCATTGACCCGGCGGCCGCGTCACATGGCCCGCATGGGCCTGGACTGGGATGCCCCGCT
The Oceanococcus atlanticus DNA segment above includes these coding regions:
- a CDS encoding DUF6607 family protein codes for the protein MDQPGLLARTAVRRELERDRQAILSMAGEYEVDFRFEETVVLQSAYQRQDAYRSAGYETVVVVADDGHFLSLQHLLVSKDGAHVTKHWRQDWHYMADERLEFSEVKTWRMRPLAQRQGVWTQCVYEVNDAPRYCGSGAWQHGAQASTWTSDHSWRPLPRREYTRRDDYNALRVINRHTITASGWTHEQDNTKLKREGEAIDHAIAREVGFNDYRRIDGFDFRPAYDYWARTQDYWRRVREQWQNRIAMGQGIALNTAISGMELIVPLFQQAEQVRRGEEISDATLDATFSRWTRQPRQTLAHTGNAQLD
- a CDS encoding TonB-dependent receptor plug domain-containing protein; this translates as MTATRTLQAQSLAPVRVELVDASELQRMHAQTLADALENVPGLQLREIHGKSGHELLLQGLSGDQVLVLINGQPLATSTGSTVDLDQYALAEVERIEIVKGASSAHYGSAAMGGVVNVITRDVSDGLSLGARFEGGSRPGQNPGGEDAEASARSFQVQVEGGTPALRMRLAADQINDDGFKLHPQDWAQPGDRSRRQQYAAELNWQAAPALSVQLNHNRYQEDDESRYEYYAAPAYIDQRRTEDIERIRSSVDAGYVWQHAGALSVSALDERYSSHSVSHSQAAVVTDRRAHIDQQQWSVQWDAPRWKKQLLSIGIEQRHESLRQQSNGQSELQGAGEVRRRGDDVFVQNHIKLGQHSILAGLRAQDDSDFGGHVAPKLAWRWGRAWHQDGQIHLRASFGGGYRVPNLKERHYLFDHSALGYQVVGNPALQPESSSSWQLGVTAQRPGLELHANVFRNDVEDLIQTDLDNAQVLNGVALYSYANIARARTQGLETSARWRFTPLWSLQLAYTYTDAQDLNAGRSLTRRPRHMARMGLDWDAPLDLQVSLRGRYQSDERVDADSTTRSPSWATVDLKLNHALDNRLSVFAGIENLFDRQRDFSSANDFGPLYGRYVYLGLDWRWRVESS